A region from the Pelagovum pacificum genome encodes:
- a CDS encoding phosphatidylglycerophosphatase A family protein, giving the protein MNRLVATFFYSGLLSPAPGTWGSLAALPVALVLFWIGGPWLVLIAIPALFALGLHAAREVTRDMADHDPGFIVVDEAVGQWIALLPVLFGAWHTGANVLALWPGWIAAFVLFRLFDITKPGPVGAADRRGDAMGLMLDDVWAGVFAALSVVLLAALAHLLVMR; this is encoded by the coding sequence ATGAACCGACTTGTCGCCACGTTCTTCTACTCCGGCCTTCTCAGCCCCGCGCCCGGCACCTGGGGCTCGCTCGCCGCGCTGCCGGTCGCGCTCGTCCTGTTCTGGATCGGCGGGCCCTGGCTGGTGCTGATCGCCATTCCTGCGCTTTTCGCGCTCGGCCTTCACGCCGCGCGGGAGGTCACGCGGGACATGGCCGACCACGATCCCGGCTTCATCGTCGTGGACGAGGCCGTCGGCCAGTGGATCGCCCTGCTGCCCGTGCTGTTCGGCGCGTGGCACACCGGGGCCAATGTCCTCGCGCTCTGGCCCGGCTGGATCGCCGCCTTCGTGCTGTTCCGGCTGTTCGACATCACCAAGCCCGGCCCCGTAGGCGCGGCTGACCGGCGCGGCGACGCGATGGGGCTGATGCTGGACGATGTCTGGGCCGGTGTCTTCGCCGCGCTCAGCGTCGTCCTGCTTGCCGCGCTTGCCCACCTCCTGGTGATGCGATGA
- a CDS encoding Hint domain-containing protein, whose translation MTFYFWKMWGCVDDKHHDSYDDTSVTPDGSDVIGLWQFSDGATKTDTGIGDGIRQNGDFENGAGAHGGYLKTDGYNDYFSVESNATTDAPFDLDSGTVSVEFTQDCHVGSSPDTIVSRGEYCDKDKDGYFEISVTKEGAVQAYHYANGKMVHLKTEDGFFDEKDDIAVAYSWDKDEGAMLKVVNKTDGTEANLTSETKGLDFDITDNDDESFTFGARESDDGQYDRFFDGKIDYVEVRKSVMPDMKPDGTVFGTDGDDVIDDTYVDTDGDMIDSGDAIIPGHAPNDDLVVAGDGNDVVYAGEGDDTIYGGPGDDTINGGDGNDIIYGDKDLGGTETVRESFEWDKLPDPDDGGKIDEGDRILNVTQNTGSVNVSFEKTYASSYKIDHDYTDVNQNIGGIDGGSETVDSTSGFQSDLSDTSYGKASYKMGFDKPVDDVHFRVNDIDGSGKVIIKAYDASGNAVPVSFTYGDGLKAVGSDGVETKYQNSYGDEDSSKFSTLVNIAGPVSKITIEHSEGYYNSAVTITDVYFDVPGEAAVDGAGDDVLFGDNGDDEIYGGAGNDTLDGGDGNDEMYGGDGDDRIIGGAGNDIAYGGDGNDIMDDVEGESDDNPGEDSYYGGSGDDEIWTGWGDDYIEGGIGNDTLGGEDGDDEMYGGEGDDTLRGGSGNDMMFGGDGNDRFSDGNGDDVAYGGDGEDVFYAGRGNDTLYGGMDSDTFFGGNGGDEIYGGDGPDTDGDGVGDETDTLDLTGGGWKDGEFKITYTSADREDGFVTYSDGSTLTFEEIENIMPCFTPGTTIATPRGEMLVEDLREGDRIITRDNGIQEIRWIGHKKMAGADLVKNPHLKPVLIKAGSLGAGLPERDMLVSPNHRVLVANDKTQLYFEEREVLASAKHLVGAQGIHRIDVMATTYIHFMFDQHEVVLSNGSWTESFQPGDHSLKGIGNSQRQEIFELFPELRDREGLENYTSARKSLKKHEARLLAE comes from the coding sequence ATGACGTTTTACTTCTGGAAAATGTGGGGCTGCGTCGATGACAAGCACCACGACAGCTACGACGATACCTCGGTGACGCCGGACGGGTCGGATGTGATCGGCCTGTGGCAGTTCTCGGACGGTGCGACGAAGACCGACACGGGTATCGGCGACGGCATCCGCCAGAACGGTGACTTCGAGAACGGAGCTGGCGCCCACGGCGGCTACCTCAAGACCGACGGCTACAACGATTATTTCTCGGTCGAGAGCAACGCCACGACCGACGCGCCGTTCGACCTCGACTCCGGCACCGTCTCCGTCGAGTTCACCCAGGATTGCCACGTCGGCTCCAGCCCGGACACGATCGTCTCGCGCGGTGAATACTGCGACAAGGACAAGGACGGCTACTTCGAGATCAGCGTCACCAAGGAAGGTGCCGTGCAGGCCTACCACTATGCCAACGGCAAGATGGTGCACCTGAAGACCGAGGACGGCTTCTTCGACGAAAAGGACGACATCGCGGTCGCTTACTCTTGGGACAAGGACGAAGGCGCGATGCTCAAGGTCGTCAACAAGACCGACGGCACCGAAGCGAACCTGACGTCCGAGACCAAGGGCCTCGACTTCGACATCACCGACAACGACGACGAGAGCTTCACCTTCGGCGCGCGTGAATCCGACGACGGCCAGTACGACCGCTTCTTCGACGGCAAGATCGACTACGTCGAAGTCCGCAAGTCGGTCATGCCTGACATGAAGCCCGACGGGACCGTCTTCGGCACCGACGGCGACGATGTCATCGACGACACCTACGTCGACACCGACGGCGACATGATCGATTCGGGCGACGCCATCATCCCCGGCCACGCACCGAACGACGACCTCGTCGTCGCGGGTGACGGCAACGACGTGGTCTATGCCGGCGAAGGCGACGACACGATCTACGGCGGCCCCGGTGACGACACGATCAACGGCGGCGACGGCAACGACATCATCTACGGGGACAAGGACCTCGGCGGCACCGAGACGGTGCGCGAGAGCTTCGAGTGGGACAAGCTGCCCGACCCGGACGATGGCGGCAAGATCGACGAAGGCGACAGGATCCTCAACGTCACCCAGAACACGGGCAGCGTGAACGTCTCCTTCGAGAAGACCTACGCCAGCAGCTACAAGATCGACCACGATTACACCGACGTTAATCAGAACATCGGCGGCATCGACGGCGGGTCCGAGACGGTCGACAGCACCAGCGGCTTCCAGTCCGACCTGTCCGACACGAGCTACGGCAAGGCCAGCTACAAGATGGGCTTCGACAAGCCGGTCGATGACGTGCATTTCCGCGTCAACGACATCGACGGCTCGGGCAAGGTCATCATCAAGGCCTACGACGCCTCGGGCAATGCGGTTCCGGTGTCCTTCACCTATGGTGACGGCCTCAAGGCTGTCGGCAGCGACGGTGTCGAGACGAAGTACCAGAACAGCTACGGCGACGAGGATTCCTCGAAATTCTCCACGCTGGTGAACATCGCCGGCCCGGTCTCCAAGATCACGATCGAGCACAGCGAAGGCTACTACAACTCGGCCGTGACCATCACGGACGTCTACTTTGACGTCCCGGGTGAAGCGGCGGTCGACGGTGCGGGCGACGACGTCCTGTTCGGCGACAACGGCGACGACGAAATCTACGGCGGCGCCGGCAACGACACCCTCGACGGTGGCGACGGCAACGACGAGATGTACGGCGGCGACGGCGACGACCGGATCATCGGCGGCGCGGGCAACGACATCGCCTACGGCGGTGACGGCAATGACATCATGGACGATGTCGAAGGCGAGTCCGACGACAACCCCGGCGAAGACAGCTACTACGGTGGCTCCGGCGACGACGAGATCTGGACCGGCTGGGGCGACGACTACATCGAGGGCGGCATCGGCAACGACACGCTCGGCGGTGAAGACGGCGACGACGAGATGTACGGCGGCGAAGGCGACGACACGCTGCGCGGTGGCTCGGGCAACGACATGATGTTCGGTGGCGACGGCAACGATCGCTTCTCCGACGGCAACGGCGACGACGTGGCCTACGGTGGCGACGGCGAAGATGTCTTCTATGCCGGTCGTGGCAACGACACGCTCTACGGCGGCATGGACTCCGACACCTTCTTCGGCGGCAACGGCGGCGACGAGATCTACGGCGGCGACGGTCCGGACACGGACGGCGACGGCGTGGGCGATGAGACCGACACGCTCGACCTCACCGGCGGCGGCTGGAAAGACGGTGAATTCAAGATCACCTACACCTCCGCCGATCGCGAAGATGGCTTCGTCACCTACTCCGACGGCAGCACGCTGACCTTCGAGGAGATCGAGAACATCATGCCGTGCTTCACGCCCGGAACCACCATCGCGACCCCGCGGGGCGAGATGCTGGTCGAGGACCTGCGCGAAGGCGACCGGATCATCACCCGGGACAACGGCATCCAGGAAATCCGCTGGATCGGTCACAAGAAGATGGCCGGTGCCGACCTCGTCAAGAACCCGCACCTGAAGCCCGTCCTCATCAAGGCAGGCTCCCTCGGTGCCGGTCTTCCCGAGCGCGACATGCTGGTCAGCCCGAACCACCGCGTTCTGGTCGCCAACGACAAGACGCAGCTCTACTTCGAAGAGCGCGAAGTCCTGGCCTCGGCCAAGCACCTTGTCGGCGCCCAGGGGATCCACCGGATCGACGTGATGGCCACGACCTACATCCACTTCATGTTCGATCAGCACGAAGTGGTCCTGTCGAACGGTTCGTGGACCGAAAGCTTCCAGCCGGGCGATCACAGCCTGAAGGGCATCGGCAACAGCCAGCGCCAGGAAATCTTCGAGCTCTTCCCGGAGCTGCGCGACCGCGAGGGTCTGGAGAACTACACTTCCGCCCGCAAGTCGCTGAAGAAGCACGAGGCACGCCTGCTGGCGGAGTGA
- a CDS encoding Hint domain-containing protein gives MTFFHDKGHVPKLPDLIELSSIDEYTTYTKGGSDQILGVVDNATYTGDDDNGATVKELNDTWADGGILEIDGVRYTIDVITPESFSTDNTLRITSPDGDVTLEGNEFRSEFAFIKATPVGGGDVRNFLVLEDCSFAGQISSITTGDLDYTPLGNDVKINASKDEDISIICFTPGTLIATPLGERPVETLVAGDRIFTRDNGIQELRWVGRRDLTAEELMADPKLRPVRIRAGSLPGNNPERDLVVSPAHRILLTGPRAALLFEESEVLAAANHLVGRAGIERIMAPGISYIHLMFDQHEVILSNGAWTESFQPSERNLRGLEEDQREELALLFPDLQHQSADRTFHAARKSLKRHETRLLAQ, from the coding sequence ATGACGTTCTTTCACGACAAGGGCCATGTTCCGAAGCTGCCCGACCTGATCGAGCTGTCCTCGATCGACGAATACACGACCTATACCAAGGGCGGGTCCGACCAGATCCTCGGTGTGGTCGACAACGCGACCTACACAGGCGACGACGACAACGGCGCCACGGTGAAGGAGCTGAACGACACCTGGGCCGATGGTGGCATTCTCGAGATCGACGGCGTCAGATACACCATCGACGTCATCACGCCGGAGAGCTTCAGCACGGACAATACGCTCCGGATCACGAGCCCCGATGGCGACGTCACGCTCGAGGGGAACGAGTTTCGCAGCGAGTTCGCCTTCATCAAGGCGACTCCCGTCGGGGGCGGGGATGTGCGCAACTTCCTCGTGCTCGAGGATTGCTCCTTCGCGGGCCAGATCAGCTCCATCACGACCGGGGACCTCGACTACACGCCGCTTGGCAATGACGTGAAGATCAATGCCTCGAAGGACGAGGATATTTCGATCATCTGTTTCACCCCCGGCACGCTGATCGCCACACCGCTCGGCGAGCGCCCGGTCGAGACGCTGGTGGCCGGCGATCGCATCTTCACCCGCGACAACGGTATCCAGGAGCTGCGGTGGGTCGGCCGCCGCGATCTGACCGCGGAAGAGCTGATGGCCGATCCGAAGCTGCGGCCGGTCCGTATCCGGGCCGGCAGCCTGCCGGGCAACAATCCGGAGCGCGACCTCGTCGTCTCGCCCGCACACCGCATCCTGCTGACCGGCCCGCGTGCGGCGCTGCTGTTCGAGGAGAGCGAAGTGCTCGCCGCGGCCAATCACCTTGTCGGACGCGCCGGGATCGAGCGGATCATGGCGCCGGGGATCAGCTACATCCACCTGATGTTCGACCAGCACGAGGTGATCCTCTCCAACGGCGCATGGACCGAGAGCTTCCAGCCGAGCGAGCGGAACCTGCGCGGGCTGGAGGAGGACCAGCGCGAGGAACTGGCGCTGCTCTTTCCCGATCTGCAGCATCAGTCGGCGGATCGCACGTTCCACGCGGCGCGCAAGTCGCTGAAGCGGCACGAGACGCGACTGCTCGCCCAATGA
- the ypfJ gene encoding KPN_02809 family neutral zinc metallopeptidase, with translation MKWRGRRGSRNIVDRRGRSGGMAGGAGIGGAGLIVIVLVGWILGVDLTPLLGQLDGSDIASGGEITQADEDAADFVSVTLADTEDVWNTIFRDQLGTNYEPATLVLFKGRTSSACGGASAATGPFYCPTDQRIYLDTDFFVTLERRLGAGGDFAAAYVVAHEVAHHVQDELGILGEANNIRRRVGEAESNAISVRIELQADCYAGVWAAHAEDMFGSLEAGDIDEAMNAARQIGDDMLQRQSGGVVVPDSFTHGTSEQRQRWFRTGYETARMRSCDTFGSNAL, from the coding sequence ATGAAGTGGCGTGGACGGCGCGGCAGCCGCAACATCGTGGATCGCAGGGGGCGCAGTGGCGGCATGGCCGGCGGCGCGGGCATCGGCGGGGCAGGGCTCATCGTGATCGTCCTCGTCGGCTGGATACTCGGCGTCGACCTCACGCCGCTCCTCGGTCAGCTCGACGGCAGCGACATCGCCAGTGGGGGCGAGATCACGCAGGCCGACGAGGATGCCGCCGATTTCGTCTCTGTCACGCTCGCCGATACCGAGGATGTCTGGAACACGATCTTCCGGGATCAGCTCGGGACCAACTACGAACCGGCGACCCTCGTGCTCTTCAAGGGGCGCACCAGTTCCGCCTGCGGTGGGGCGAGCGCGGCCACCGGCCCGTTCTACTGTCCCACCGACCAGCGGATCTACCTCGACACCGACTTCTTCGTGACACTGGAGCGTCGGCTCGGCGCGGGCGGCGACTTTGCCGCCGCCTACGTCGTCGCCCACGAAGTCGCCCACCACGTTCAGGACGAGCTCGGCATCCTCGGCGAGGCGAACAACATCCGCCGCCGGGTCGGCGAGGCGGAAAGCAACGCGATCTCCGTCCGGATCGAACTCCAGGCCGATTGCTACGCCGGGGTCTGGGCCGCCCATGCGGAGGACATGTTCGGCAGCCTGGAGGCCGGCGACATCGACGAGGCGATGAATGCCGCGCGCCAGATCGGCGACGACATGCTGCAGCGCCAGTCCGGCGGCGTCGTCGTCCCCGACAGTTTCACCCACGGCACGTCGGAGCAGCGTCAACGCTGGTTCCGGACCGGCTACGAGACCGCCCGGATGCGCAGTTGCGACACCTTCGGGTCCAATGCCCTCTAG
- a CDS encoding nucleotidyltransferase family protein codes for MILIPAAGASRRMGGDDKLLREIGGEPILVRQVRRALATGSPVVVTLPPDRHSRLTALEGLPVVALIVEDAREGMAASLRAGAAEALRTGAESLTVLLPDMPDIETGDIAQVMAAEGRIVRATAEDGTPGHPTRFAAELLAEFAALEGDTGAAPVIRAHRDDLVLVPLKGQRACRDLDTPADWAAYSENSDD; via the coding sequence GTGATCCTCATCCCTGCCGCTGGCGCGTCCCGCCGGATGGGCGGAGACGACAAGCTGCTGCGCGAGATCGGCGGCGAGCCGATCCTCGTGCGGCAGGTTCGGCGGGCGCTTGCGACGGGGTCACCGGTGGTCGTCACCCTGCCCCCGGACCGTCACTCGCGGCTCACTGCGCTCGAGGGTCTGCCGGTCGTGGCGCTGATCGTCGAAGATGCGCGCGAAGGCATGGCCGCCTCGCTCCGCGCCGGGGCGGCGGAGGCGTTGCGGACCGGGGCCGAGAGCCTCACGGTTCTCCTGCCCGACATGCCCGACATCGAAACAGGCGACATCGCGCAGGTCATGGCGGCCGAGGGACGGATCGTGCGGGCGACGGCCGAGGACGGCACGCCGGGTCATCCGACCCGCTTCGCCGCGGAGTTGCTGGCGGAGTTCGCCGCGCTCGAAGGTGACACGGGCGCGGCCCCGGTGATCCGTGCGCACCGGGACGATCTGGTGCTGGTTCCGCTAAAAGGCCAACGGGCGTGCCGAGACCTCGACACGCCCGCTGACTGGGCTGCATATTCCGAAAATTCAGACGATTAG
- a CDS encoding DUF2254 domain-containing protein, translating to MGQWKALPETIWRKAVDYWRTLWVRVLLMGALALLAIGLTQLISPLIPDELSAFVGGQAADRLLDIIANAMLAATIFALTVMVSVHRNTASQWTPRVHRLILRDPTTQNTLATFIGAYVYALAGIILREIGIYSDDRALVLFVMTVFVLILIVYALVRWTLHLQTFGSLIDTTRQVEEITVRQFRERLETPCLGANPLREVPEGAVPVRTKKAGYVSMMYQESLNAQAREREIEIYLVAPPGKFLHMNETMAYVTGTDEVESDPDEGRSIGDMLRDHVVVEDLRTYEQDPRFGLIVMGEIGSKALSPGINDPGTAIDVIGRIARILSDFEGEGDRIGDVVHERLYVPVMEPEDLLEDGFGSIARDGAGVIEVQQRLQKILKGLMSHPDPGLSAAAKQTAIIEFRRAMQGLKFDNDRLRLANSADDSVVEAAEEQDQSA from the coding sequence ATGGGTCAGTGGAAAGCACTGCCGGAGACGATCTGGCGCAAGGCCGTGGATTACTGGCGCACCTTGTGGGTGCGCGTCCTGCTTATGGGCGCGCTCGCGCTGCTGGCGATCGGGCTGACTCAGCTGATCTCGCCGCTGATCCCGGACGAGCTGTCTGCGTTCGTCGGCGGTCAGGCGGCGGACCGGCTGCTCGACATCATCGCCAACGCCATGCTTGCCGCGACGATCTTTGCGCTGACCGTCATGGTGAGCGTGCACCGCAACACCGCCTCGCAATGGACACCCCGCGTGCACCGGCTGATCCTGCGGGATCCGACGACGCAGAACACGCTCGCCACCTTCATCGGTGCTTACGTCTACGCGCTGGCCGGGATCATCCTGCGCGAGATCGGGATCTATTCGGACGACCGGGCGCTGGTGCTGTTCGTCATGACGGTGTTCGTGCTGATCCTGATCGTCTATGCGCTGGTCCGCTGGACGCTGCACCTCCAGACCTTCGGAAGCCTGATCGATACGACGCGGCAGGTGGAAGAGATCACCGTCCGGCAGTTCCGTGAGCGGCTAGAGACACCGTGCCTCGGGGCCAACCCGCTGCGCGAGGTGCCTGAGGGCGCGGTCCCGGTGCGCACGAAGAAAGCCGGCTATGTATCCATGATGTATCAGGAATCCCTGAATGCGCAGGCGCGTGAGCGGGAGATCGAGATTTATCTCGTCGCGCCGCCCGGCAAGTTCCTGCACATGAACGAGACGATGGCCTATGTCACCGGCACCGATGAGGTCGAGAGCGACCCGGACGAGGGGCGCTCCATCGGGGACATGTTGCGCGACCACGTCGTCGTCGAGGACCTGCGCACCTACGAGCAGGATCCCCGCTTCGGCCTGATCGTGATGGGCGAGATCGGCTCCAAGGCGCTGTCGCCGGGCATCAACGACCCCGGCACCGCGATCGACGTGATCGGCCGGATCGCGCGGATCCTGTCTGACTTCGAAGGAGAGGGGGACCGGATCGGTGACGTCGTTCACGAACGGCTCTATGTCCCGGTAATGGAGCCCGAGGACCTGCTCGAGGACGGTTTCGGCTCCATCGCGCGGGACGGCGCGGGGGTGATCGAAGTGCAGCAGCGGTTGCAGAAGATCCTGAAGGGCCTGATGAGTCACCCCGATCCGGGTCTGTCGGCGGCGGCCAAGCAGACGGCGATCATCGAGTTCCGCCGCGCGATGCAGGGGCTGAAGTTCGACAACGACCGCCTGCGGCTGGCCAACTCAGCCGACGATTCAGTCGTCGAGGCGGCAGAAGAGCAGGATCAGAGCGCCTGA
- a CDS encoding Hint domain-containing protein: MTAHFADFSTDLRVAPTHGQMSFAGGTYIATPRGEVRIEELSAGDRVFTRDSGLQVVRWTGTATVAVTCAEERPVIVRAGALGHNLPENDLILAPFHRVLLSGDVALEMFGDSEVLIEARHLTFLDGIERADVAEVTYHHILFDKHEVVLSNGAWTESFQPAAAEPRGVEAACRDALLALFPALVELGQGFEAARRVVVPAR; this comes from the coding sequence ATGACCGCCCATTTCGCCGACTTCTCTACCGATCTCCGCGTCGCGCCGACCCATGGGCAGATGTCCTTTGCCGGCGGCACCTACATCGCGACGCCGCGTGGCGAAGTCCGCATCGAAGAGCTTTCGGCGGGCGACCGGGTCTTCACGCGTGACAGCGGCCTCCAAGTCGTCCGCTGGACCGGCACCGCGACGGTCGCCGTGACCTGCGCCGAGGAGCGGCCCGTCATCGTCCGCGCCGGGGCGCTCGGTCACAACCTGCCCGAGAACGACCTGATCCTCGCGCCGTTCCACCGGGTCCTTCTGTCCGGTGATGTCGCGCTCGAGATGTTCGGTGACAGCGAGGTGCTGATCGAAGCGCGCCACCTGACGTTCCTCGACGGGATCGAGCGGGCGGACGTTGCCGAGGTGACCTACCATCACATCCTCTTCGACAAGCACGAAGTGGTCCTGTCGAACGGTGCCTGGACCGAGAGCTTTCAGCCCGCCGCCGCGGAACCGCGCGGTGTCGAGGCCGCCTGCCGCGACGCGCTGCTCGCCCTGTTTCCGGCGCTGGTCGAGCTGGGCCAGGGGTTCGAAGCCGCCCGCCGCGTGGTCGTCCCGGCGCGTTAA
- a CDS encoding CinA family protein codes for MSALLDIARTKGVMIATAESCTGGLIAGRITDEPGTSDIFDRGFVTYSNAAKVEMLGIRPKTLETHGAVSEEIAREMAEGAVARSEASIAVSVTGIAGPGSSDTKPEGRVCFGLATPAGTTTETVEFGALGREQVRNATVTHALELILKALQAL; via the coding sequence ATGAGCGCACTGCTCGACATCGCCCGCACCAAGGGCGTGATGATCGCGACGGCGGAGAGCTGCACCGGCGGGCTGATCGCAGGCCGCATCACGGATGAGCCCGGCACCTCGGATATCTTCGACCGGGGCTTCGTCACCTACTCCAACGCGGCCAAGGTCGAGATGCTGGGCATCCGTCCTAAAACGCTCGAAACGCACGGCGCCGTGTCGGAGGAGATCGCCCGCGAAATGGCGGAGGGCGCCGTCGCCCGCTCCGAAGCCTCGATCGCCGTGTCCGTCACCGGCATTGCCGGTCCCGGCAGCAGCGACACGAAGCCGGAGGGCCGCGTCTGTTTCGGCCTCGCCACACCGGCGGGCACGACGACGGAGACGGTGGAATTCGGCGCACTCGGGCGTGAGCAGGTGCGCAACGCCACCGTCACGCACGCGCTCGAACTGATCCTGAAGGCGCTTCAGGCGCTCTGA
- a CDS encoding GcvT family protein — MKTTTRVAVIGGGVVGCSVLYHLTKLGWSDVMLIERSELTSGSTWHAAGGFHTLNGDTNMAALQGYTIRLYRELEEITGLSCGLHHVGGITLADNRDRFDMLVAERAKHRYMGLETNILGPSEIRDYAPHINLDGIVGALWDPLDGHLDPSGTTHAYAKAARMGGAEIVLHNKVLELNPRADGSWDVLTEQGTIHAEHVVNAAGLWAREVAAMAGTYAPLHPMEHQYLVTEDIPEIYEAEGEHPHVMDPGGESYLRQEGRGLCIGFYEKPCRPWGVGGTPWTFGHELLPNDFDKIEESVAFAYQRFPLLEKAGVKTVIHGPFTFAPDGNPLVGPVPGLRNFWSACGVMAGFSQGGGVGLVLAQWMVEGEPERDVTALDVARYGSWITRGYTLPKVIENYQNRFSVSYPNEELPAARPHRTTPMYDIFTDLGAVWGHQFGLEVVNYFAQGDEPTYETPSFRRSNAFEATAREVKAVREGVGINEVHNFGKFSVTGPDARAWLDRVMAGRIPAPGRMSLTPMLSGSGRLMGDFTVSCLSETEFRLTASYGAQAIHQRWFERHLDGDVTVRNISDSVNGFQIAGPKATELLQAVTTDPVDLRFLDVRPMIVGQVSCLVQRVSYTGDLGYEIYCDPMDQRQLWSTLWDAGQPMGLTPFGMRAMMSLRLDRHFGSWLREFSPDYTAAETGIDRFISWKKNADFIGRAAAEAERTSPPARVLATFEVDADDADVVAYEPIFLDGSVVGFCTSGGYSHWTGRSMAFGFVPRDRATEGLEAEIEILGSMRKARLVTALAFDPEGERYK, encoded by the coding sequence ATGAAGACCACAACCCGCGTCGCTGTCATCGGGGGTGGCGTCGTCGGCTGCTCCGTCCTCTACCACCTCACGAAGCTCGGCTGGTCCGACGTGATGCTCATCGAACGCTCGGAGCTCACGTCCGGCTCCACCTGGCACGCGGCGGGCGGGTTTCACACTCTGAACGGCGATACCAACATGGCCGCGCTTCAGGGCTATACGATCCGCCTGTACCGCGAACTGGAGGAGATCACGGGGCTGTCCTGCGGGTTGCACCATGTCGGGGGCATCACGCTCGCCGACAACCGGGACCGGTTCGACATGCTGGTCGCCGAGCGGGCGAAGCACCGCTACATGGGGCTGGAGACGAACATCCTAGGCCCGTCGGAGATCCGGGACTACGCGCCGCACATCAACCTCGATGGGATCGTCGGCGCGCTGTGGGATCCGCTGGACGGGCACCTCGACCCGTCGGGCACGACCCATGCCTACGCCAAGGCGGCGCGGATGGGCGGTGCGGAAATCGTGTTGCACAACAAGGTTCTGGAGCTCAATCCTCGCGCAGACGGGTCATGGGACGTGTTGACCGAACAGGGCACGATCCATGCCGAGCACGTGGTGAACGCCGCCGGTCTCTGGGCGCGGGAAGTGGCGGCGATGGCGGGCACCTACGCGCCGCTGCACCCGATGGAGCACCAGTACCTCGTCACCGAGGACATCCCCGAGATCTACGAGGCGGAGGGTGAGCACCCCCACGTGATGGACCCGGGCGGCGAAAGCTACCTGCGGCAGGAGGGGCGCGGCCTCTGCATCGGCTTCTACGAGAAGCCCTGCAGGCCGTGGGGCGTCGGGGGCACGCCATGGACCTTCGGGCACGAATTGCTGCCGAACGACTTCGACAAGATCGAGGAGTCCGTCGCTTTCGCCTACCAGCGGTTCCCGCTGCTCGAGAAGGCCGGCGTCAAGACGGTGATCCACGGCCCCTTCACTTTCGCGCCCGACGGCAACCCGCTTGTCGGACCGGTGCCGGGGCTGCGGAATTTCTGGAGCGCCTGCGGCGTCATGGCCGGCTTCAGCCAGGGTGGCGGCGTCGGCCTCGTCCTCGCGCAGTGGATGGTCGAGGGCGAGCCGGAACGCGATGTCACCGCGCTCGACGTCGCCCGTTACGGCAGCTGGATCACCCGCGGCTACACGCTGCCCAAGGTGATCGAGAACTACCAGAACCGCTTCTCCGTCTCCTACCCGAACGAGGAACTGCCCGCCGCGCGGCCGCATCGCACGACACCGATGTACGACATCTTCACCGACCTTGGCGCGGTCTGGGGCCATCAGTTCGGGCTCGAGGTGGTGAACTACTTTGCCCAAGGCGATGAGCCAACGTACGAGACCCCGTCCTTCCGCCGCTCCAACGCCTTCGAGGCCACCGCGCGCGAGGTGAAAGCCGTGCGCGAGGGCGTCGGCATCAACGAGGTGCACAACTTCGGCAAGTTCTCCGTTACCGGACCGGACGCGCGCGCATGGCTCGACCGGGTTATGGCCGGCCGCATCCCTGCGCCGGGCCGGATGAGCCTGACACCGATGCTGTCCGGCAGCGGTCGCCTGATGGGGGATTTCACGGTCAGCTGCCTCTCCGAGACCGAATTCCGACTGACAGCCTCCTACGGGGCGCAGGCGATCCACCAGCGCTGGTTCGAGCGGCATCTCGACGGCGACGTCACCGTGCGCAACATTTCCGATAGCGTGAACGGCTTCCAGATCGCGGGACCGAAGGCGACCGAGCTGCTGCAAGCGGTGACGACCGATCCGGTCGACCTGCGGTTTCTCGATGTGCGGCCGATGATCGTCGGACAGGTGTCCTGTCTCGTCCAACGGGTCAGCTACACCGGCGACCTCGGCTACGAGATCTATTGCGACCCGATGGACCAGCGGCAACTCTGGTCAACCCTGTGGGACGCCGGCCAGCCGATGGGCCTGACGCCGTTCGGGATGCGGGCGATGATGTCGCTGCGGCTCGACCGGCACTTCGGCTCGTGGCTGCGGGAATTCTCGCCGGACTACACGGCGGCGGAAACCGGGATCGACCGCTTCATCTCCTGGAAGAAGAACGCCGATTTCATCGGGCGCGCGGCTGCGGAGGCAGAGCGGACAAGCCCCCCTGCCCGCGTCCTCGCGACCTTCGAGGTGGACGCCGACGACGCCGACGTCGTGGCGTACGAGCCGATCTTCCTCGACGGGTCGGTCGTGGGGTTCTGCACGTCGGGCGGCTACTCGCACTGGACAGGCCGATCGATGGCCTTCGGCTTCGTGCCGCGCGACCGCGCGACGGAGGGGCTGGAAGCGGAGATCGAGATCCTCGGCTCCATGCGCAAGGCGCGGCTCGTGACCGCGCTGGCGTTCGATCCAGAGGGGGAGCGCTACAAGTGA